The following coding sequences lie in one Apostichopus japonicus isolate 1M-3 chromosome 13, ASM3797524v1, whole genome shotgun sequence genomic window:
- the LOC139978777 gene encoding complement factor H-like: MWNFKLVALAVFVLIDIVHGYPPIEDGHEPCHAPIISNGNVSPSGWIRHRDSVTVTCDSGYTLSGNSRVYCTEGELSSIPSCTRTVVAPPVVHARCSVPSISNGYFSPTGWVNHGGTTRATCNSGYALSGSSTISCNDGSWSSTPRCNRIPLPCGVPSVSNGATSSTGSIAHGQSTTIICHSGYNLPSGVSPTIQCNDGAWGSIPQCYEQCEVQNITNSNSFVTRSFNHGSSWTVVCNSGFSYDQQTTFSLSCNDGVVSGVPIDKCYLQCNLLGVVNSNAPISSVLLHGSYATIVCNNGFSYNQMTYFPVECKDGTIVGVVPVECYESCDIPTINNGRLTSSGPFYHGFSANITCDNGYNAVSTAAACFNGTWGSETHCYAQCPMDGVENSDLKIATTIEHGSFLEINCLSGYSYNRALQVVITCNDGILTDTPEQCYKDCPEFPSISNGVLSGGTRHSDTAYYGCDGVNDGNMSELATCSDGIWSDDTIPVCHGEELAVNLSVGCESDDFVVKIPRILLGIYADAGDVSMGGCIGTQRTRDYIYINSSYNECGTFPEVDDLNQRVIYTNKVIPEHSGDDVVTTRADFVIDVECIFEQNIFVSSSALIQRKLRHELQNTGRYQMMFSAYTDGGYDDVITANDEINTNDVIFLRAEVVYVNDVDVYPSRCYATPQPAADFTQSYDLIEEGCSVSTYASHLRIDASTRPNFAFQIHAFRFIASDGDSIYIHCELKICPVLLSNSSDCQLPENCPADRRKRSTQMNYPTQVVAGPIRFHKATSENGESEYGTYSVGWLVNPSSVYIYILSTLLIISVIITIYVTVFRKPTRPSDLTDASSDRKNLSLSRCA; encoded by the exons ATGTGGAACTTCAAACTAGTTGCACTGGCTGTTTTTGTTCTAATTG ACATTGTGCATGGGTATCCGCCTATTGAGGATG GACATGAACCTTGTCATGCACCAATTATTAGTAACGGAAATGTCTCACCGTCTGGATGGATTCGTCACCGAGACTCGGTAACGGTGACATGTGATTCTGGTTACACACTATCTGGTAACTCGAGGGTTTATTGTACTGAGGGCGAGTTGAGTTCAATCCCAAGTTGTACTAGAACAGTAGTTG CGCCGCCGGTAGTGCATGCTCGTTGCTCTGTACCTTCCATCAGTAACGGGTATTTTTCACCGACTGGCTGGGTAAACCACGGGGGAACAACAAGGGCCACGTGTAATTCCGGTTACGCACTATCAGGCAGCTCGACGATTTCTTGCAATGATGGGTCGTGGAGTTCTACCCCACGCTGCAACAGAA TCCCTCTCCCATGCGGAGTACCGTCCGTTAGTAACGGCGCCACTTCTTCTACTGGTTCTATCGCCCACGGTCAAAGCACGACCATAATATGTCATAGCGGTTACAACTTACCAAGTGGTGTTTCACCTACCATTCAGTGTAACGACGGAGCATGGGGATCTATTCCACAGTGCTATG AGCAATGTGAAGTACAGAATATTACTAATTCAAACTCTTTCGTCACTCGTTCTTTCAACCACGGAAGTAGCTGGACTGTTGTATGTAACAGTGGCTTCTCATACGACCAACAAACAACGTTTTCTTTATCTTGTAACGATGGGGTTGTCAGTGGTGTACCGATCGACAAATGCTATC TACAATGCAACTTGCTCGGTGTCGTAAATTCCAACGCACCTATCAGCTCAGTGCTTCTTCATGGTTCGTACGCGACTATTGTCTGCAACAATGGATTCTCGTACAATCAAATGACGTATTTCCCGGTGGAATGTAAAGACGGAACTATTGTTGGAGTTGTACCAGTTGAATGCTACG AGTCATGTGACATACCTACTATAAACAATGGCCGTCTTACATCATCGGGTCCTTTCTATCATGGATTTTCAGCAAACATAACCTGCGACAATGGTTATAACGCTGTATCGACGGCTGCCGCATGCTTCAATGGGACTTGGGGGAGTGAAAcacattgctatg CGCAATGTCCAATGGATGGTGTGGAAAATTCTGACCTTAAGATCGCTACGACAATTGAACATGGTTCGTTCTTGGAAATCAACTGCCTCTCCGGTTACTCGTATAACCGAGCATTACAGGTAGTCATCACTTGTAATGATGGTATATTAACCGATACACCCGAACAATGTTACA AGGACTGTCCGGAATTTCCTTCTATAAGTAACGGAGTTCTGTCTGGAGGCACTCGTCACAGCGACACAGCGTATTACGGTTGCGACGGTGTAAACGATGGCAATATGTCTGAATTAGCTACATGCTCAGACGGGATATGGTCAGACGATACAATACCAGTATGCCATG GGGAAGAACTTGCAGTAAATCTTAGCGTTGGCTGCGAGTCAGATGATTTTGTTGTAAAAATTCCCAGAATTCTGCTCGGTATTTACGCCGATGCAGGAGATGTTTCCATGGGTGGTTGCATAGGAACACAACGGACGCGGgattacatatacataaatagtTCTTACAATGAATGTGGAACGTTCCCGGAG GTCGACGATCTGAATCAGAGAGTCATATACACAAACAAGGTAATACCTGAACACAGTGGTGACGACGTTGTGACGACAAGGGCCGATTTTGTCATCGACGTGGAATGTATCTTTGAGCAAAATATCTTCGTATCTTCGTCGGCACTCATACAACGAAAGCTTCGTCATGAGTTACAAAATACCGGCCGGTATCAAATGATGTTCTCTGCATACACCGATGGTggatatgatgacgtcatcacagcGAATGATGAGATCAATACTAATGACGTCATCTTTCTCCGTGCGGAGGTAGTGTACGTGAATGACGTAGACGTGTATCCAAGTCGTTGTTACGCAACGCCACAACCTGCAGCAGATTTCACACAAAGTTATGATTTAATTGAGGAAGG GTGTTCGGTGTCAACCTATGCAAGTCATCTTCGAATCGATGCATCCACCCGGCCAAATTTTGCCTTCCAGATTCATGCATTCCGCTTCATTGCAAGTGACGGTGATTCG ATTTACATCCATTGTGAGTTGAAAATATGTCCCGTATTGCTGTCAAACTCAAGTGATTGTCAGCTGCCTGAAAATTGCCCTGCCGATAGACGCAAAAGGTCCACCCAAATGAACTACCCAACTCAAGTTGTGGCTGGACCCATACGATTTCACAAAGCCACATCCGAGAATGGTGAATCTGAAT ATGGAACTTATTCAGTCGGTTGGCTGGTGAACCCATCATCGGTCTACATCTACATTTTGTCTACATTGCTGATAATATCGGTGATTATTACCATCTACGTTACCGTCTTCCGCAAACCCACACGTCCATCGGATCTAACAGATGCTTCTTCAGATCGCAAAAATCTATCTTTAAGCCGCTGTGCCTGA
- the LOC139978234 gene encoding RIIa domain-containing protein 1-like, translated as MAVPNHNAPKGMESYDIGALSQEQQEKLNQFKIQTRLANEQYLREHPEVDCLLLGFLGDVLSKRPESIRDFAADWFTQPELPSRIQTDLKKRETALRDEKFQQKL; from the exons ATGGCGGTCCCAAATCACAATGCACCAAAGGGGATGGAAAGCTATGACATAGGAGCTTTGAGCCAAGAACAGCAGGAGAAACTGAACCAATTTAAA ATTCAGACGAGATTAGCCAACGAACAGTACTTGCGAGAACATCCAGAAGTAGATTGTCTGCTGTTAGGGTTTTTAGG GGATGTTCTGAGCAAAAGACCAGAAAGCATAAGAGATTTTGCTGCAGATTGGTTCACACAGCCAGAGCTGCCATCAAGGATACAGACAGACCTTAAGAAACGAGAAACGGCCTTACGAGatgaaaaatttcaacaaaaactTTAA